A genomic segment from Treponema sp. J25 encodes:
- the fmt gene encoding methionyl-tRNA formyltransferase gives MRILFASSAAIAIPCLRALVFGEGGEPSPPVVRRPWTVVGVLTNPDSSRGRGGVVLPTDIALATEEINQRLVLEGGEPIPILKFEKLNGASREAVAALSPDLLVSFAYGKIFGPKFLALFPSGGINIHPSLLPRYRGPTPIPAAILHGDRETGITVQRIALEMDAGDILLQESFPLSGRETTERLSFFVAERAPGLLIQVLQDMLAGKLQGMPQDNNQATYCHLIKKEDGKIDWSRSARDIDAQIRAYTPWPLCYTLHKGQLLYVLEAEPVDEGEGAPGGEGKPPPGVVVGVDKGRGILVQTGEGLLALRRLQYATKKALDWKSFLNGARDMVGSRLGDS, from the coding sequence GTGAGAATTCTCTTTGCATCCAGTGCCGCGATAGCTATTCCCTGTTTACGGGCCCTGGTGTTTGGGGAGGGAGGAGAACCCTCTCCGCCGGTGGTGCGGAGGCCCTGGACGGTGGTGGGGGTGCTCACCAATCCTGATAGTTCCCGGGGGCGGGGCGGGGTGGTCTTACCCACCGATATCGCCCTGGCAACGGAGGAGATAAATCAGCGGCTGGTCCTGGAGGGTGGGGAGCCCATTCCTATCTTGAAGTTTGAAAAACTTAATGGGGCTTCCCGAGAAGCGGTGGCGGCCCTTTCGCCGGACCTCCTGGTTTCTTTTGCCTATGGTAAAATTTTTGGTCCCAAATTCCTTGCCCTGTTCCCCTCAGGGGGAATAAATATCCATCCTTCCTTGTTGCCCCGGTATCGGGGGCCGACGCCCATTCCCGCGGCGATTTTGCATGGGGATCGGGAAACGGGTATTACGGTGCAACGGATCGCCCTGGAAATGGATGCGGGGGATATCCTTTTACAGGAGTCTTTTCCGCTCTCGGGACGGGAAACCACGGAGCGTTTGAGTTTCTTTGTGGCAGAACGGGCGCCGGGACTGCTTATCCAGGTGTTGCAGGATATGCTCGCCGGCAAGCTCCAGGGGATGCCCCAGGATAATAACCAGGCAACGTACTGTCATCTTATAAAAAAAGAGGATGGAAAGATCGATTGGTCCCGTTCGGCCCGGGATATTGATGCCCAAATTCGGGCCTATACTCCCTGGCCCCTGTGTTATACCCTTCATAAGGGGCAGCTTCTGTATGTGTTGGAGGCAGAACCGGTGGACGAAGGGGAAGGGGCCCCCGGTGGTGAGGGAAAACCGCCGCCTGGCGTCGTGGTGGGCGTAGACAAAGGAAGGGGAATATTGGTACAAACTGGAGAAGGACTTTTAGCGCTGCGTCGCTTGCAGTATGCTACTAAGAAAGCTCTGGATTGGAAGAGTTTCTTGAATGGGGCGCGGGATATGGTGGGATCCCGTCTTGGAGATAGTTGA
- the def gene encoding peptide deformylase: MQIYTLGHEVLRQKALPVQDINDEIVAIVKEMRETMYAGRGIGLAGPQVGLLQRIFVVHIEGDIPRVFINPSIIQTSPELTEYEEGCLSIPGLYGEVKRPEAVRIQAWNERGRPFTLDAEGLLARVIQHEYDHLEGILFIDRLSEPKRKKLLALYDKKLRA, from the coding sequence ATGCAGATATATACGTTAGGGCATGAGGTGCTTCGGCAGAAGGCCCTGCCCGTACAGGATATCAACGATGAAATAGTCGCTATTGTGAAGGAAATGCGGGAGACCATGTATGCGGGGCGAGGTATTGGCCTTGCGGGTCCCCAGGTGGGTCTCTTGCAACGGATTTTTGTGGTCCACATAGAAGGGGATATCCCCCGGGTGTTTATAAATCCTTCGATTATCCAGACGTCTCCGGAATTAACGGAATACGAAGAGGGGTGTCTTTCTATACCGGGTCTGTATGGGGAGGTAAAACGGCCGGAAGCAGTAAGGATCCAGGCCTGGAATGAACGGGGTCGGCCCTTTACCCTCGATGCGGAGGGGCTCCTTGCCCGGGTGATTCAGCATGAGTACGATCACCTGGAGGGGATTCTCTTTATCGATCGACTGTCGGAGCCTAAACGGAAGAAGCTGCTTGCCCTGTATGATAAAAAATTGCGGGCCTAG